In Sandaracinaceae bacterium, the following proteins share a genomic window:
- the tssI gene encoding type VI secretion system tip protein TssI/VgrG, whose amino-acid sequence METRRRVESMLDFERWSGEAWVVTGATLRERLNEPYLLHVDALTAEPMADAAALLGSPVTLTLDRRGVVAHVCGFVTMVRDGLDAEHRSGATFMVEPALAALRHRTDSRIFQNLTVPQILEQVLSADLSRFGRAVELRLAASYPQREYTVQYQETDFDFVHRLMEEEGIGYAFEHDGDQELMVLFDQPAHFVELEGEDASTLRFVERLDEEIANSEGVSRFEGVARVRPNRVATRHFDWTHPSVPMEGSAEMSDPSWPALESYVHDAPLTFHSYDHTYGAHNANDQLRLEAERARRDARRSDGTSSALGMRAGRRFTLAGHRRADQDGEWSVVGVEHRYLDHVRDASATYLNRFQVIPAAVPWRPDRTRDRPRIVGVQTASVVGPAGEEIHCDVHGRIKVQFHWDRLGTRDEHSSCWIRVVQTMGGAGWGFSFIPRIGMEVVVTFVEGDPDRPLVTGVVYNGENPCPYEFPADKTRLTLKTNSSPGGAGFNELRFEDRAGEEEIWLHGQKDWNTLILHDLTRKVGNDEAQEVVVDRTRKVGHDETVEVGNNKMKRIGVDETEQVGNNRTREVGKVEQITIGTDRIKSVGANETVTIGQNATQSIGQNLSQTVGASLSQTVAQSVSVDVGASAARNVVQNDALKVGGNAEMEVGENLSQTVRANLTQRVKANASSDVGGNRSSKVGLMDTLQVTGIRNVTVGGASTEQVGLMKRIDAGQSITLSCGDSSITLEASGKISIKGKAVEINGDDTVALTAGLITLN is encoded by the coding sequence ATGGAGACCAGGCGGCGCGTCGAGTCCATGCTCGACTTCGAGAGGTGGTCGGGTGAGGCGTGGGTCGTGACCGGAGCGACGCTCCGCGAGCGCCTGAACGAGCCCTACCTCCTGCACGTCGACGCGCTCACCGCGGAGCCGATGGCCGACGCGGCCGCGCTCCTCGGCTCGCCGGTGACGCTGACGCTCGACCGGCGCGGCGTGGTCGCGCACGTCTGCGGGTTCGTGACCATGGTGCGCGATGGGCTCGACGCCGAGCACCGCAGCGGGGCGACGTTCATGGTCGAGCCCGCGCTGGCGGCGCTGCGACACCGGACCGACTCGCGCATCTTCCAGAACCTGACCGTGCCGCAGATCCTCGAGCAGGTCCTGAGCGCGGACCTCTCGCGCTTCGGGCGCGCCGTGGAGCTGCGCCTGGCCGCGAGCTACCCGCAGCGCGAGTACACGGTCCAGTACCAGGAGACCGACTTCGACTTCGTGCACCGGCTCATGGAGGAGGAGGGCATCGGCTACGCGTTCGAGCACGACGGTGACCAGGAGCTGATGGTGCTCTTCGACCAGCCGGCCCACTTCGTCGAGCTGGAGGGAGAGGACGCGAGCACGCTGCGCTTCGTGGAGCGGCTCGACGAGGAGATCGCCAACAGCGAGGGGGTCTCCCGCTTCGAGGGCGTCGCCCGCGTGCGTCCCAACCGGGTCGCGACGCGGCACTTCGACTGGACCCATCCGTCCGTGCCGATGGAAGGCAGCGCGGAGATGAGCGACCCCTCGTGGCCCGCGCTCGAGAGCTACGTGCACGACGCGCCGCTGACGTTCCACAGCTACGACCACACCTACGGCGCGCACAACGCGAACGATCAGCTCCGACTCGAGGCCGAGCGCGCGCGGCGGGACGCGCGGCGCAGCGACGGCACCAGCTCCGCGCTCGGCATGCGCGCCGGCCGCCGCTTCACGCTCGCCGGTCACCGACGCGCCGACCAGGACGGCGAGTGGAGCGTGGTCGGCGTCGAGCATCGCTACCTCGACCACGTGCGGGACGCGAGCGCGACCTACCTCAACCGCTTCCAGGTGATCCCCGCCGCCGTGCCGTGGCGCCCGGACCGCACGCGAGACCGGCCGCGGATCGTCGGTGTGCAGACCGCGAGCGTGGTGGGCCCGGCCGGCGAGGAGATCCACTGCGACGTGCACGGGCGGATCAAGGTGCAGTTCCACTGGGACCGCCTGGGCACGCGCGACGAGCACAGCTCGTGCTGGATCCGCGTCGTGCAGACCATGGGCGGCGCGGGCTGGGGCTTCTCGTTCATCCCTCGCATCGGCATGGAGGTCGTCGTGACCTTCGTCGAGGGTGACCCGGACCGGCCTCTCGTCACGGGCGTCGTCTACAACGGCGAGAACCCGTGCCCGTACGAGTTCCCCGCCGACAAGACGCGGCTCACGCTCAAGACCAACTCCTCGCCGGGCGGCGCCGGCTTCAACGAGCTGCGCTTCGAGGACCGCGCGGGCGAAGAGGAGATCTGGCTCCACGGCCAGAAGGACTGGAACACGCTCATTCTGCACGACCTGACGCGGAAGGTCGGCAACGACGAGGCGCAGGAGGTCGTCGTCGATCGCACCCGCAAGGTCGGCCACGACGAGACGGTGGAGGTCGGCAACAACAAGATGAAGCGCATCGGCGTCGACGAGACCGAGCAGGTGGGCAACAACCGCACGCGCGAGGTGGGCAAGGTGGAGCAGATCACGATCGGCACCGATCGGATCAAGAGCGTCGGCGCGAACGAGACCGTGACCATCGGGCAGAACGCGACCCAGAGCATCGGCCAGAACCTCTCGCAGACGGTCGGCGCGAGCCTGTCTCAGACCGTCGCCCAGAGCGTGAGCGTCGACGTCGGCGCGAGCGCGGCGCGAAACGTCGTCCAGAACGACGCGCTCAAGGTCGGCGGCAACGCGGAGATGGAGGTCGGCGAGAACCTGAGCCAGACGGTGCGCGCCAACCTCACCCAGCGCGTGAAGGCGAACGCGTCGAGCGACGTCGGCGGCAACCGCAGCTCCAAGGTCGGCCTGATGGACACGCTGCAGGTGACCGGCATCCGCAACGTGACCGTGGGCGGCGCGAGCACCGAGCAGGTGGGCCTGATGAAGCGCATCGACGCAGGCCAGAGCATCACCCTCTCCTGCGGCGACTCGTCGATCACGCTCGAGGCGTCCGGCAAGATCTCCATCAAGGGCAAGGCGGTCGAGATCAACGGCGACGACACCGTCGCCCTGACCGCGGGCCTCATCACGCTGAACTGA
- a CDS encoding DUF2169 domain-containing protein: MTTATPFPVIPPPQLQVFRNLSGFDAFVCDKMAPGRALTDVVTLKGSFELRPDVVEETTPNEIQLADRVHDAERAELSSLAAAGEVMLEKPTTDLYLTGPARTHDGRPRDRWVAGVAARSSRGPVVSHALVATGPRTWTHRLGLGWKLGDPTPAAAVPLRYELAWGGAYPAGEDARWVTHEPNPSGRGFVSEAELARHDPLPAPQWELPDHPTGRPGHPRPLAGFGPIARPWSSRLRHAGTYDQAWLTEAHRARERGELVDYPGDFDPRFFLCGPEALQAEARWEGDERIVLEGLVEGHERLFTQLPGVRLLASVTRGARVWAEEPIPLDTVHIDLDAGLVHLIWRLALPHARGIRGVVVGREDAS, encoded by the coding sequence ATGACGACGGCAACTCCGTTTCCGGTCATCCCGCCGCCTCAGCTCCAGGTGTTTCGAAACCTGAGCGGCTTCGACGCGTTCGTCTGCGACAAGATGGCGCCAGGGCGAGCGCTCACCGACGTCGTGACCCTCAAGGGCTCGTTCGAGCTGAGACCGGACGTCGTCGAGGAGACGACACCCAACGAGATCCAACTGGCGGACCGCGTCCACGACGCCGAGCGGGCGGAGCTCTCGAGCCTCGCGGCCGCCGGCGAGGTGATGCTCGAGAAGCCGACCACCGACCTCTATCTGACCGGGCCCGCGCGCACGCACGACGGTCGACCGCGGGATCGATGGGTGGCTGGCGTGGCGGCTCGATCGAGCCGGGGACCGGTCGTGTCTCACGCGCTCGTCGCGACCGGCCCGCGGACGTGGACACACCGGCTCGGCCTCGGCTGGAAGCTCGGCGATCCCACGCCGGCCGCGGCGGTCCCGCTTCGGTACGAGCTGGCGTGGGGAGGAGCGTACCCGGCGGGAGAGGACGCTCGATGGGTGACGCACGAGCCGAACCCCTCCGGGCGGGGCTTCGTGAGCGAGGCTGAGCTGGCTCGACACGATCCGCTGCCCGCGCCCCAGTGGGAGCTCCCGGACCACCCCACCGGACGGCCCGGACACCCCCGACCGCTCGCGGGCTTCGGCCCGATCGCGAGGCCGTGGTCCTCGCGCCTGCGGCACGCGGGCACCTACGATCAGGCGTGGCTGACCGAGGCGCACCGCGCGCGTGAGCGGGGAGAGCTGGTCGACTATCCGGGCGACTTCGATCCCCGGTTCTTCCTCTGCGGGCCGGAGGCGCTGCAGGCGGAGGCGCGGTGGGAGGGCGACGAGCGGATCGTGCTGGAGGGGCTCGTCGAGGGCCACGAGCGTCTCTTCACCCAGCTGCCCGGCGTGCGGCTGCTGGCCAGCGTCACCCGAGGAGCGCGGGTCTGGGCCGAGGAGCCGATCCCACTGGACACGGTGCACATCGACCTGGACGCGGGCCTCGTCCACCTCATCTGGCGGCTCGCCCTCCCGCACGCGCGGGGCATCCGCGGGGTCGTGGTCGGAAGGGAAGATGCTTCATGA
- a CDS encoding DUF4150 domain-containing protein: MSKAPHVADAESSFKVTNISPDFCRVGDKVVPFDISRTLSPEKSGYSSTVLARGEKVLMVASVISGVEGDAGEGIFSGVALGAGTVIMQTGEGTVLVEGRAVCRHGDLCWMNAK, encoded by the coding sequence ATGAGCAAGGCACCGCACGTGGCCGACGCGGAGTCGAGCTTCAAGGTCACCAACATCTCGCCGGACTTCTGTCGCGTGGGCGACAAGGTCGTCCCGTTCGACATCTCGCGGACGCTCTCACCCGAGAAGAGCGGCTACTCCAGCACGGTCCTCGCGCGAGGCGAGAAGGTGCTGATGGTCGCGAGCGTGATCTCCGGCGTCGAGGGCGACGCGGGGGAGGGGATCTTCTCTGGCGTGGCCCTCGGGGCGGGCACCGTGATCATGCAAACCGGAGAGGGCACCGTGCTCGTCGAGGGACGCGCGGTCTGCCGCCACGGCGACCTCTGCTGGATGAACGCCAAATGA
- a CDS encoding ABC transporter permease: protein MSRLRRALDVAGPALGLALVMVLFAALVPDRFLSAYNFKTIATQTVIVALGAIGMTWVMVSGGIDLSVGSVIALASVVTAVLLREGHPELVALLGGLAVGAALGAINGLLITRLSIVPFIVTLGTMGIARGAAKYLADEQTVNADAGWLADLMTKTPDPSWLLLAKGVWITLILAVIMALVLRRTVFGVHTFAIGSSEPTARLCGVPVERVKLLVYVLAGAFAGLAGVLQLGRLTVGDPTTAIGLELDVIAAVVIGGGSLSGGRGSIAGALLGAFFMAVLANGCTLSGVPNYVQEILVGAIIIAAVALDHLRRRATA from the coding sequence GTGAGCCGGCTCCGACGCGCGCTCGACGTCGCGGGGCCCGCGCTGGGGCTCGCGCTCGTGATGGTCCTCTTCGCGGCGCTCGTCCCCGACCGCTTCCTCAGCGCGTACAACTTCAAGACCATCGCCACCCAGACCGTCATCGTCGCGCTCGGCGCGATCGGCATGACCTGGGTGATGGTGAGCGGCGGCATCGATCTGAGCGTCGGCTCGGTGATCGCCCTCGCCTCCGTCGTGACCGCCGTGCTGCTCCGCGAGGGGCACCCCGAGCTGGTCGCGCTGCTCGGCGGCCTCGCGGTCGGCGCCGCGCTCGGCGCGATCAACGGCCTGCTGATCACGCGCCTGTCGATCGTGCCCTTCATCGTCACCCTCGGCACGATGGGCATCGCGCGTGGCGCGGCGAAGTACCTGGCCGACGAGCAGACCGTCAACGCCGACGCGGGCTGGCTCGCGGACCTGATGACGAAGACGCCCGACCCGAGCTGGCTGCTCCTCGCGAAGGGCGTCTGGATCACGCTGATCCTCGCGGTGATCATGGCGCTCGTCCTGCGCCGCACCGTCTTCGGCGTGCACACCTTCGCCATCGGCTCGAGCGAGCCCACCGCGCGCCTCTGCGGCGTGCCGGTCGAGCGCGTGAAGCTCCTCGTCTACGTGCTCGCCGGCGCCTTCGCCGGCCTCGCGGGCGTGCTCCAGCTCGGCCGGCTCACCGTGGGCGACCCCACCACCGCGATCGGCCTCGAGCTCGACGTCATCGCCGCGGTCGTGATCGGCGGCGGCAGCCTCAGCGGCGGCCGCGGCAGCATCGCCGGCGCGCTCCTCGGCGCGTTCTTCATGGCCGTGCTCGCCAACGGCTGCACCCTCAGCGGCGTGCCGAACTACGTGCAGGAGATCCTGGTCGGCGCGATCATCATCGCTGCCGTCGCCCTCGACCACCTCCGGCGCCGCGCCACCGCCTGA
- a CDS encoding sugar ABC transporter ATP-binding protein, with amino-acid sequence MTDVLLSMEGIEKRFGAVVALGGVDLEVRRGEVHALVGENGAGKSTLMKVLSGAHAPDAGRMTLDGANYAPRRPLDALRAGVAMIYQELNLAPDLSVAQNLVLGRERSRAGIVRGDPRVEAALAVLDHPGLEPDRPVRELGPGARQLVEIGRALVGEAKVVVLDEPTSSLSAAESVKLDAVIRTLRARGVSIVYISHFLEEVKRIADRYTVLRDGETVARGEVAATEITTLVEQMVGRAVDEVYPRVPHAPGEPLLEVTRLAGRRLPEEATLTLRRGEILGLAGLVGAGRTELLRTLMGLDAVREGSVTVDGVIDGGRSIRARIAQGFGLVSEDRKAEGLALDRSIAENLTLSKPVSRLGWIDRTLRSAVTAKWAAKLAIKMDHDGQPVSALSGGNQQKVALARLLHQDAHVLLLDEPTRGIDVGSKVEVYRLIGELAAQGRSVLMVSSYIPELLGVCDRVAVMHRGRLGEARPANEWTEVELLEVATRGAA; translated from the coding sequence ATGACCGACGTCCTCCTCTCCATGGAGGGGATCGAGAAGCGCTTCGGCGCCGTGGTCGCGCTCGGCGGCGTGGACCTCGAGGTGCGGCGCGGCGAGGTGCACGCGCTGGTCGGTGAGAACGGGGCCGGCAAGAGCACGCTGATGAAGGTGCTCAGCGGCGCGCACGCGCCCGACGCGGGCCGCATGACGCTCGACGGCGCCAACTACGCGCCGCGCCGCCCCCTCGACGCGCTGCGCGCGGGCGTGGCGATGATCTACCAGGAGCTGAACCTCGCGCCCGACCTGAGCGTCGCGCAGAACCTCGTGCTCGGCCGGGAGCGGAGCCGAGCCGGCATCGTGCGCGGGGACCCGCGCGTCGAAGCGGCGCTCGCGGTGCTCGACCACCCCGGCCTCGAGCCCGACCGGCCCGTGCGAGAGCTGGGCCCGGGCGCGCGTCAGCTGGTCGAGATCGGCCGCGCGCTCGTGGGAGAGGCGAAGGTGGTGGTGCTCGACGAGCCCACGTCGTCGCTGAGCGCGGCCGAGTCGGTGAAGCTCGACGCGGTGATCCGCACGCTCCGCGCGCGCGGCGTCTCGATCGTCTACATCAGCCACTTCCTCGAGGAGGTGAAGCGCATCGCCGACCGCTACACCGTGCTCCGCGACGGCGAGACGGTGGCGCGCGGGGAGGTCGCCGCGACCGAGATCACCACGCTGGTCGAGCAGATGGTGGGCCGCGCGGTGGACGAGGTGTACCCGCGCGTTCCCCACGCGCCGGGCGAGCCGCTCCTCGAGGTCACGCGCCTGGCCGGTCGACGGCTCCCCGAGGAGGCGACCTTGACCCTGCGGCGGGGCGAGATCCTCGGGCTCGCGGGGCTGGTGGGCGCGGGGCGGACGGAGCTGCTGCGAACGCTGATGGGGCTCGACGCGGTGCGCGAAGGGAGCGTCACGGTGGACGGGGTGATCGACGGCGGCCGCTCCATCCGCGCTCGCATCGCGCAGGGCTTCGGGCTCGTGAGCGAGGATCGCAAGGCGGAGGGGCTCGCGCTCGACCGCTCCATCGCGGAGAACCTCACCCTCAGCAAGCCCGTCTCACGCCTCGGGTGGATCGACCGGACCCTGCGCTCCGCCGTCACCGCGAAGTGGGCGGCCAAGCTCGCCATCAAGATGGACCACGACGGCCAGCCCGTGAGCGCGCTGAGCGGCGGCAACCAGCAGAAGGTCGCGCTCGCGCGGCTCCTTCATCAAGATGCGCATGTCTTGTTGCTCGACGAGCCGACGCGCGGCATCGACGTCGGGAGCAAGGTGGAGGTCTACCGGCTCATCGGTGAGCTCGCCGCGCAGGGCCGGTCGGTGCTGATGGTCAGCAGCTACATCCCCGAGCTGCTCGGGGTCTGCGACCGCGTCGCGGTGATGCACCGCGGCCGTCTGGGCGAGGCGCGGCCGGCGAACGAGTGGACCGAGGTGGAGCTGCTCGAGGTCGCCACGCGAGGCGCGGCGTGA
- a CDS encoding substrate-binding domain-containing protein, producing MRVLLAAMLALFAIGCDCSGGEASGGGEEGGRRTVAVIPKGTTHVFWRSVHAGALRAGNELDVEILWQGPQREDDRAAQVRVVEDMVSRGVDAIVLAPLDSTALVPVATEATGEGIPVVIFDSGIEWDGLVSFVATDNYQGGVLAAERMNTLLGGEGRVMVMRYQEGSDSTSRREAGFLETMRERFSAIEIVSDNQYGGATTETAYQTAENLLVRFPEVDGVFTPNESTTFGMLRALQEGNRTGDVKLVGFDANEGLVAALRAGQVHGLVLQNPERMGELAVRTAIAHLDGETVEARIDTGATMVTRENMQEPAVAALLSPDLSILEGE from the coding sequence ATGCGAGTCCTCTTGGCGGCGATGCTGGCGCTCTTCGCGATCGGATGTGACTGCTCGGGCGGTGAGGCGTCGGGCGGTGGGGAGGAGGGCGGCCGTCGCACCGTCGCGGTGATCCCGAAGGGGACCACGCACGTCTTCTGGCGCTCGGTGCACGCGGGCGCGCTCCGCGCCGGGAACGAGCTCGACGTCGAGATCCTCTGGCAAGGCCCGCAGCGCGAGGACGACCGCGCGGCGCAGGTGCGGGTGGTCGAGGACATGGTGAGCCGCGGGGTGGACGCCATCGTGCTCGCGCCGCTCGACAGCACCGCGCTCGTCCCCGTGGCCACGGAGGCGACCGGCGAGGGCATCCCCGTCGTCATCTTCGACAGCGGCATCGAGTGGGACGGGCTCGTGAGCTTCGTCGCGACCGACAACTACCAGGGCGGCGTGCTCGCGGCCGAGCGCATGAACACGCTCCTCGGGGGCGAGGGCCGCGTCATGGTGATGCGCTACCAGGAGGGCTCGGACTCGACGAGCCGCCGCGAGGCGGGCTTCCTCGAGACGATGCGCGAGCGCTTCTCGGCCATCGAGATCGTGAGCGACAACCAGTACGGCGGCGCCACCACCGAGACCGCGTACCAGACGGCGGAGAACCTGCTGGTCCGCTTCCCCGAGGTCGACGGCGTCTTCACCCCGAACGAGTCGACGACCTTCGGCATGCTGCGCGCGCTCCAGGAGGGGAACCGGACTGGCGACGTGAAGCTGGTCGGCTTCGACGCCAACGAGGGGCTGGTGGCGGCGCTCCGCGCGGGGCAGGTGCACGGGCTGGTCTTGCAGAACCCCGAGCGCATGGGCGAGCTGGCGGTGCGCACGGCGATCGCGCATCTGGACGGGGAGACGGTGGAGGCGCGCATCGACACCGGCGCGACGATGGTCACGCGCGAGAACATGCAGGAGCCCGCGGTCGCAGCGCTGCTCTCGCCCGATCTCTCGATCCTCGAGGGCGAATGA